The sequence below is a genomic window from Pygocentrus nattereri isolate fPygNat1 chromosome 16, fPygNat1.pri, whole genome shotgun sequence.
TGAGGGACTTGCTGTGTAACTTGCAGTTCCAAATCCTGAATTCCACAAAATATATGGTACATTTGGATGGTCTTTGTAAACTTTTAAATTTCTAAGGTTACCCCAGTGAAGTTGCACTCGACCGACTGAAGTTGGAAATTCCATGTTATCTGAGTTTGCAAGTTGTTACGTATCACCAGGCTTGCACAAAGCCAAGTTAGTGAATTTGTTAATTATTCACTTGATTACCGCTTTACCTGCCAAGCATAAACTGTCACAATTTGGTGATGTGacagttttcaaaaaaaagATCCAGCCAACTACCTGAATGCGCCATTTGAACGAGTCTTGCTGAGATTCCCAAATTCTACCTCCATGTTTCAGAATCTATCTCAGGACTTGTGTTTGGGTGCTATTGCTGAGGAGACTTCTTTTCCAACATTTGTGTTGAGCGTGTTCTCATCCTCCTCTTCTAGCTGCAGGCTGCCAGATGAGATGCGCATGTTGGCCAGTGGCACTGAACGCACTATCCTGTCCAGGCCAGGGCAGAGGTATGAACACACAGCATCAGAGTCTGAGTCACTTTGACTCACTTCTGCCTTACTCCCTCCAGCCGACCTCTCAGGCAGGATGGACGTCTGCAGAGGCAAATGGGTGGGCCGTGCTGGACCCTGCCTCCGAGAGAGATGTGGGTAGTGCCCTAGTGGTCTGAACTCAGCAGCAGTGGGACCACTGGCCGACTGCCTCAGTAGCTTCATGTCTGACTGACTTAGCGAGCGACGTGGCAAGCCTGTTTGGTAGCTGGAATCATCACTGAAGTGGCCCAGCTCTTCCTGGCCCAAGTCCAGGCCACCTCTGCCTCCACAGTCGGCCACTGCAGTTGTTATATACAGCCCCGGTACCATTCCCAGTCCATGGGGCAGAGCAAATCCCAGACCTAACCCACCATACCGTTGCCTTTGCCGCCTCATCACGGCTGGGGACAAGGTCGAGGGTCCAGAGAAGCTAGAGGATCTGATGACATCATCAAGGAAGCAAGCCTGCATTGGTGGCTGGATGCAGTGAGCCACGTGACCACAGCGAGACAGCAAGTGTGGAGATCCAGGGTGGTCCAGAGACAAAGAAGAACTGAGTGGATACACAGGAAAAACAGGATGCAGGCCCAAGCAAGTGTGCAGGTGGTGAGGATTGGGGTAGAGCAGCACCAACTGCTGAGCATTGGCCAGAAGACGACCCCGTTGGGGCAGGGTTGTCTCACCATGAAACCtgctccgggttctccagtctTCCCCAAGAAATCCTGGAAGACTCTGGGGAGCCTGCAGGGTGCTAGATGGTCCTGGTTCAGCAGTGGAGATGGAAGAAGAGCGGGACTGGACGAAGGTGGAGGGCTTTGTAACTCCAGCCTGTGAATGCTCCACttcagaagagaagagaacctCTGTAGCTGATTGGCTTCGTTTGCCAGCCTGAGTGCAGCCAGTATGGGGGAAGCCACGAGACTGTAAATAGGTCTGCAATGAAGAACACAAGAGTCTAAACCAGTGGTACTCAATCCTGGAGTTCTTCCTCTAACACACCTAATCCACATCATTAGCAAGCTCTTCCTGAGCTGTGGATGTCATGCACTCCTGTGCAGGTAGAGGTACAAGACCAAGATTGGTAACACCACATCTTCATTTAGTTTGTAAGGAATATTTTAACTCTGGGCTTGAATATTTCTTTGAAATATTTGCATTTGTCTTCATCCAATGTACTCATCTCCAGTTCTCTTATGAAGTGCTTGCAGACCAGCATCATATCACTGGAGAATACCACATCATAGGTCTAAGCCAGGGATCATCAATCTTATCCACGGAGGGCCGGTATTCCTACAGGTTGTTATATTGGGGCGCTGTTCAGTGCCTgaagtgaaaacctgcagccatacTGGCCCTTTTTGGACAAGATTGGTGACTGTTCTACCTAGAAATTGAACTATTtaatatttagcttattattgTAGGTATTTAACACAATTTCCTTTTTTGCTAATAACCGTTTGATAAACTAACATCATTAAAGCtgatgtaagatttggggatttggagacctctctggtggaaatgtgtaatcaCAATAAACgagcagaagaacattttctaACATAAGTTGCGTTTCAGTCCCTCCTTGAGCAGATGAATCTAATGACTGTGAGCATGTTAAAAGTGTATTCAAAGTAAAGTTTACACAGTGCAAAGTCTAGCTccctaaaataaatgtaaacacttAGATCTTATTAAGGAATTCttctaataaaaacattttatagtaCCTGCTTAGAGGTGTCAGTGAGGAGGTCAGGAGAGGATCTGCATTGTCTTGTGTCACAATAAGCCTTGTAGTATTTTCTGAATAAAAATGGCAGAATGACCATTACAGATATACAGTGGCCTGTTGTAGGTAGAAGGCATTTGGGAGCGCTTCCATACAGTCATAGCTCACCTCTCAAAAGGCAggttccttctctctccttttctcacaCAATCCAACAGCTGCTTCTGAGTTCTGCCACTGGAAATGGAATTGGGATTAACTGTTAGACTGATCAGTTGGGAACAACTTCCTGTCCAGTTCAGGACTGACAGAAAAGA
It includes:
- the frmd7 gene encoding FERM domain-containing protein 7 encodes the protein MSCRRKQLEPSRKPPRENILQLRVMFLDESQHTFEMEQSVLGNDFFNKVCGHLKLLEKEYFGLEFRHYCGSYVWLELLKPLTKQIKHTSDLMFHFIVKFYPPDPGQLQKELTRYLFALQIKQDLSNGSLTCNDNSAALLVSHLLQAEIGDYVEELDMQHLENKKYIPNQECLNKKIMRFHKRHRGQTPAEADFQLLEVARKLDMYGIRPQAASDGEGMRINLAVTHSGVLVFQGNTKINTFSWANIRKLSFKRKNFLIKLYAKIVPSHKDTLEFSMASRDVCKAFWKMCVEYHAFFRLSEEPKARHKSLLYSKGSCFRYSGRTQKQLLDCVRKGERRNLPFERKYYKAYCDTRQCRSSPDLLTDTSKQTYLQSRGFPHTGCTQAGKRSQSATEVLFSSEVEHSQAGVTKPSTFVQSRSSSISTAEPGPSSTLQAPQSLPGFLGEDWRTRSRFHGETTLPQRGRLLANAQQLVLLYPNPHHLHTCLGLHPVFPVYPLSSSLSLDHPGSPHLLSRCGHVAHCIQPPMQACFLDDVIRSSSFSGPSTLSPAVMRRQRQRYGGLGLGFALPHGLGMVPGLYITTAVADCGGRGGLDLGQEELGHFSDDSSYQTGLPRRSLSQSDMKLLRQSASGPTAAEFRPLGHYPHLSRRQGPARPTHLPLQTSILPERSAGGSKAEVSQSDSDSDAVCSYLCPGLDRIVRSVPLANMRISSGSLQLEEEDENTLNTNVGKEVSSAIAPKHKS